The genomic region GGCCGAGTAGCTCTCGCGCGGCCCCTCGCGGTGGCTCAGCGCGGGCTGCCCAGGGAGGCGATGGCGCTCAAGGTGAGCACGGCCAGCGCCACGCCCAGCGACAGCAGCGCCACCAGCAGCACGACGACGCCGACGACCCAGGCCCGGCTGGCACGGCGAGCGGAACCCGGGGCCTCCAGGTGCTGCTCGAGCAGCCGCACGTTGCGCACGTTGGCCTTCCAGGCCGCGTCGAAGACGTCGCCCAGGAAGGGCACCGCGCCGATGAGCGCCTCGATCGCCACGTTGCCGAGCATGCGCAGCAGCACCTCGCGCGAGGCCCCCATGCGCACCGCCTGCACGACGATATAGGCGGAGAGCAGGGCGCCCAGCCCGTCGCCCACGCCCGGCACCAGCCCCAGCACCGCCTCCCAACCGATGCGGAAGCCACCTGGCAGGCGGATGGAGGTGTCCAGCTGATGGGCCAGGCGCCGCACGTGCTCGAGCGCGGCGGGGGAGGTGGGAGGATTCACGGATGCAGGCGGTGGGCTCATGCGCTCTGCGCAGAGGAGCGCGCACGGGAGCGGCCGTCAACCGTCCGCGTGCGCTCGCCATCGGCTACGTCACAGTCGAGCCTGGCGCTCCCGGCGCAGGGGGCACCGAGGGCCTGGCGGCTTCGTGAGGCTCCAGCGGGGAGGCTCCTGGCAGCAGCCACAGCCCCACGAGGCCCGGCGCGCACAGCGCGAGCCCCACCATCCACGAGCTCATCCAGGCCGGCTCCACGCCGCCCCGAGTGACGAGCACGGCGGTGGCGTTGTTGGCGAGGTGGAGGAGCACGCCGGCCAGCAGCGAGCGCGTCCTCAGGGTCACATGTCCCAGGAGGAGGCCGACCATCGCGGCGAGGACGGCGTGCACCAGGTGCATGTGGAGGATGCCGAAGGCGAGCGCGCTGCCCACCACCGCCACCGTGCGTGAGCCCGTGCGAGACAGCCCCGCCAGCACCACGCCGCGGAAGGCTGCCTCCTCGCAGATGGCGGGGGCCAGCGCGATCACCGCCAGCGCCAGCGGCAGGGGCCAGGCGGCGGCTTCCTTCATCCGCTCGTCCATGAGGCGGACGAACTCTTCCATGCCCGGGAGCGAGACGACCCGGAGCGCCGTGTTCAGCAGCACCTGCAGGCCGATGATGCCGGGCACGAGCAGCAGGAGCGCCCCCGCGCCGCGCGGTGTGGGGAGCCGCAGCGAGAAGGCCTCACGCAGCTCCGCTCCCGAGCGTCGCACCCACAGGACCGAGGGCACCAGGAACAGGCCCACCTGCACGATGGCGATGACACCCCACAGTGGCAGCCGCCGCATCAGCAGCACACTCGTATAGAGAGAGCCCGCCAGCACCACGACGACGAAGAGCAGGGCGCTGCCGGGGGACAGGCGGTCTGCCCGGTGCAGCTTCCGGCCGAAGATGTCGCGCCAGGGCTTCTCTCCGGACAGCAGCACCTGCTCGCTCTCGAAGACGCGGGCCGCGAAGAGGACCCCCGCCATCGCCCAGACCAGGGTGCTGACGAAGACCAGCGAGAAGGTGGCCACGTCCACTCCCGTGGTGAGCAATTCCCGCAGCAGCAGGGCCATGTTGAGGAAGGGGATGAGCGCGAGCCCGGGCGTCAGCGCCACGTCCGGCATCATGGCTCCATGGGCGGCGACGATGACCAGCAGCAGCACGGGCGTGAGGTAGTTCTGGGCTTCCTTGAAGGTGCGTGCCAGCACGCCCACCGCGACGAGCATGGAGCTCACCAGCATCCCCAACGGGATGAGCGCCGCGAAGGCCGCCACGAGCACGCCCGCGCTCACGTGCACGCGCCCCAGCGTTCCGCCCGCGAACCCCAGGAAGGCCAGCCCGATGCCCAGCAGGTTCACCAGGGCGCCGCCCAGCGTGAAGAGGCTCACCACGCCGTACTTGCCCAGCACCACCTCCAGCGGGTGCACCGGCGCGCACAGCAGCGTCTGGAGCGTCCCGCGCTCCTTCTCGCCCGCGGTGACGTCGATGGCCGGGTAGAAGCCCGACATCACCAGGGCGAACAGGAGCAGGTACGGCACGCCCCACGCCAGCCACATGCCCGTGGAGCGGTAGTCCGACTCCTTCACCTGGAGCGGCTCGGCCAGCTCCGGGGCGAGCCCCGCCTGCTGGAAGCGCGCCTGCACCGCATGGAGGCGCACCGCGTCGAGCACCGTGATCAGCCGCCGGCGGGCGAGCCCTCCTCCGGGCTGCCCCGAGTCGAAGTAGAGCTCCACGGCGAGGTTCTTCCCGCCGCTCGCCAGCGGCACGGGTGTCACCACGAGCACCGCCTGGGCCTTCCGCGCGTCGATCAGCGCGCGCGCTTCGGGCGAGGGCTGCGCGGGGACGGCCTCGCGGCGGTCCACCCACTCCACGCGCTCGGCCTGGGCCACCTCCTCCAGCAGCAGCGCGGGAGCGGGGCCCCAGACGGCGAGCTTCAGCGGCTTCTCCTGGGACTGCCGCGAGAGCATGCCGGACGTCAGCATGGCCAGCCCCAGCAGGAGCGGGTAGAGCAGCAGCGGGACGATGACCAGGAGCGTGATCATCCGGCGGTCGCGCAGGGCCTCTCGCAGATCCTTGCGGAAGAGGGTGAAGGCGATGGAAGGGCGCACGGGCGGCTTCCTCAGGCGGACCGCGAGGGCAGGTAGTGGAGGAAGGCCTCGGTGAGCGTGCGGACGCCCGCTCGGGCGCACACCTCGGGGATGGGGCCCTGGTCGAGCACCTGTCCCTGGTGCAGCAGCACCACCCGATCACAGAGGTAGTCGAC from Hyalangium gracile harbors:
- a CDS encoding DUF4112 domain-containing protein, yielding MSPPPASVNPPTSPAALEHVRRLAHQLDTSIRLPGGFRIGWEAVLGLVPGVGDGLGALLSAYIVVQAVRMGASREVLLRMLGNVAIEALIGAVPFLGDVFDAAWKANVRNVRLLEQHLEAPGSARRASRAWVVGVVVLLVALLSLGVALAVLTLSAIASLGSPR
- a CDS encoding ABC transporter permease subunit/CPBP intramembrane protease, with the translated sequence MRPSIAFTLFRKDLREALRDRRMITLLVIVPLLLYPLLLGLAMLTSGMLSRQSQEKPLKLAVWGPAPALLLEEVAQAERVEWVDRREAVPAQPSPEARALIDARKAQAVLVVTPVPLASGGKNLAVELYFDSGQPGGGLARRRLITVLDAVRLHAVQARFQQAGLAPELAEPLQVKESDYRSTGMWLAWGVPYLLLFALVMSGFYPAIDVTAGEKERGTLQTLLCAPVHPLEVVLGKYGVVSLFTLGGALVNLLGIGLAFLGFAGGTLGRVHVSAGVLVAAFAALIPLGMLVSSMLVAVGVLARTFKEAQNYLTPVLLLVIVAAHGAMMPDVALTPGLALIPFLNMALLLRELLTTGVDVATFSLVFVSTLVWAMAGVLFAARVFESEQVLLSGEKPWRDIFGRKLHRADRLSPGSALLFVVVVLAGSLYTSVLLMRRLPLWGVIAIVQVGLFLVPSVLWVRRSGAELREAFSLRLPTPRGAGALLLLVPGIIGLQVLLNTALRVVSLPGMEEFVRLMDERMKEAAAWPLPLALAVIALAPAICEEAAFRGVVLAGLSRTGSRTVAVVGSALAFGILHMHLVHAVLAAMVGLLLGHVTLRTRSLLAGVLLHLANNATAVLVTRGGVEPAWMSSWMVGLALCAPGLVGLWLLPGASPLEPHEAARPSVPPAPGAPGSTVT